Genomic DNA from Bacterioplanes sanyensis:
GCACCCGAGTGATCGGAAATGCCAGCCCCAAAGTGACAATCAACAACAATAAGTTGGTCGCCAGCAGCCAGGAATACCCGACGACATCGAGGTTGGAGCGAAAGCTCACCAGCTCGTCGATGCGCAGGCTTTCTAGCAGGTGGTTGCGCACGATGGCGGCGTAGACGCCGGCGACAAACGCCATGCCCAGATACACCAGCGGAAACAGCAATACTGCACCGTTTTGTACAAAGCCTGGTATTTCGTCTTCTAGCGCGCTGATGCCAACACCGGCACCGACCAGAAAGCCCAGCGTCAGGCTCAGAATCAGGAAGCTGCCAAGAGCACAAAACGCTGCCCAGTAAAAGCGTCCGGTGCGTAGGCTGACTTTCATCGGCTTGCCACCATAGGTGATGCTCTTGTGCATGAACTCAATGATTTGCTTGTGAATCCAGGGGGCGGTCAGGTACATGGTGAATACCGCCACCATCGGCAGCAGCACAAAGTGCACAAACAGGTCGCCATAGCTGCCGGTAAACGAGAAACGCACATTGCGATAAGCGGTCATGCGCAAGGTAAAGCGCAGCCCCTGACCGATCAGCCACGGCAGTAAAAAGATATAGCCAATAAAAAACACCGCTAGCAGCAGTGGCATCAAGGTGCCCACGAGATACAAACCACCAAACACCACAATGGCCAGAATGCGGCCACGCAGAATCTGCAGTGGCTGCGCCAGATAGCTGAGGCGATGGCCATCTACTTGCGTATGGCCGTACAAGTATTGGTTATTGCGCACCTTGGCCCAGGCGCTGTAAATACCCAGGGTGAGAATGCTCAACAGCAGGTTCACAAACCATAATTTGAAATAACCAGATTTGGTGCCAGTAAACTCAACGGCACAGTCTTTGGCTGCCGCGGCAGCGCTAACGCTCGACATGGTCACGTCCTTGTAGCGGATCGGTGGAAAGAGCGCAGGTTATAGCGAAATTGCCTGACCGCTGCAAACCAGCCGATTGGATAAAAAAACGACATTCTGTCTGCAAGGGCCTAGTGATGCTTCAGCGGGTGGCTTATCTGCAAAGAACTCACAGAAATATCCACAGATTCTGTGGAAATCTCATTATTTCATCCCCAGATACAAGAACTCATTGGAGTGATAAATCGCCTTGCCAATCTATTGACTTTTAGCGCTAACGGAAAACCGTCTATCTCTGGCAACACGCTTAGAAGTACTGATATCAAAGGCTTTTTTAACAACTTATGGAACTGAGCGAAATCTGAGCGTTTTTCTCAAGGGCAGGGAAAAGTAGGCCCTGGAGCACCTTTGCGCAGAATGTTCACAGATTTATGCACAGAATCTGGGGGTAACCTGGGCTTGACAATCAAAACTATTCACATGCTATGGCGGCAAATGAAGCACGGGACTCTGAACACTGCGCTGTGCTCCATCGCTATGGCAGTGCTCAGGTCTCGCGGCATCAGGCCCTACATCAGCCAAGCGGTCAATTGCACCACCAGCAAAGCCATCAATCCGGCCACCACATCATCGATCATGATGCCAAAGCCGCCATGAACGTGTTTGTCCAACCAGCGAATCGGCCAAGGCTTAACAATATCGAACAAACGAAACAGGACAAAACCATACAGCACCCAACCCCAGCCGCTGGGCAGCCACAACAGCGCCAGCCACAGACCAATCCACTCATCCCACACGATACCGCCATGGTCGTGCACACCGAGGTCGCGTGAGGTTTGCTCACACAAAACCACCCCCAGCGCAAAGCCCGCCACCAGCACGCCTAAATACGGCAGTGTCGGTACGCCTTGCAGGCACAGCCACCACACCGGCAGTGCCGCTAAGGTGCCAAAGGTACCTGGGGCTTTGGGCGCCATGCCAGAACCCAAACCAAAGGCCAGCAGGTGAATGGGGTTGCGCAGGTTGGGCTTAACGGGCGTGGTCATATGGGGTCCAGTTTACGGTCACAAAGCGAAGCATATTAAGCCTGGTCGGCTGTGGATGGGTAGCCGCTGAAATAGGGCTGGTCGTCTTCGGCAATAACGATTGTCAGCCCAGTGACGGCTGCAATCTGCTGTGCCATTGCAATAATCTTGCTCGGATCAGCACTGTTGCAGTAGCTGTCCAGGTCCACCATAGCGGGGGAATATGTGGCTGAGCCAGGCGGCAGAGACGGCTCGCTCGTTAGACCACTGAGGGGTGCCAATTGGGGTACCAAACTTAGTCCAAAGTAGGTTTGCGTTGAGTTGGTGGTGGTCGAGTACGAATGTGAGCGCACCAATATGTGCGAAAAACCGGCAATGAGCCCCTGTTGTTGGCTTTCCTCAAATAATCGTTTTTTGCACAGGATGATCTTCTCGGGATGGACCTCTAAGTAGGACGAATACGACTGGGTACGGGTCAGTTGAATTAACAAGATGAACAAGCATGCGATCACAATTAAGGCGATGATTGGCGGCTGCTCTTTTTGCATCAGCTGCCAAGCGAGACCGAGCAGAAACAGCGCAAAGAAGTAGCACACAAATTTCAACAGGCCACTGCCTTCTGAAGTAAATCGTAGCGGTTTGCTCATTGTCCTTAATCCGTCAGTGGTGTTGTGGGAGCGTCATTTTATTGTGCTAGTGGCTGCGTCTATAAGGTGTCAATCGGATCGACATCCAAATGCCAGCGCAGCTGGCGCGGCAATCGCTGTTGCTGCAGATAGTGGATTATCTGATGCAGCACTTGATGCAACGCTTGGCGTTCATTGGCGTGTACCTGCAGCTGTTGGCGAAAGCGTCCTGCGCGGCGCTCCATAATGGCTGGAAACGGGCCGACCAAGCTAACGCGCACCTGTGGGTGCTGGCGTTGCCAATGTTGAACATGCTGACGAGTGTGCTGCAACAGCTGCTCGGCTTGGTGGCGGTCCTCACTTTCGGCGCGCAACAGCGCCAAGTGAGTGTAAGGCGGCAGTTGCCTTTGTTGGCGCTCTTGCAGCAGCGACAGCGCTAACGCGTGAT
This window encodes:
- a CDS encoding YjgN family protein; protein product: MSSVSAAAAAKDCAVEFTGTKSGYFKLWFVNLLLSILTLGIYSAWAKVRNNQYLYGHTQVDGHRLSYLAQPLQILRGRILAIVVFGGLYLVGTLMPLLLAVFFIGYIFLLPWLIGQGLRFTLRMTAYRNVRFSFTGSYGDLFVHFVLLPMVAVFTMYLTAPWIHKQIIEFMHKSITYGGKPMKVSLRTGRFYWAAFCALGSFLILSLTLGFLVGAGVGISALEDEIPGFVQNGAVLLFPLVYLGMAFVAGVYAAIVRNHLLESLRIDELVSFRSNLDVVGYSWLLATNLLLLIVTLGLAFPITRVRKIRYLCEHTRVFLTPAINDIHNTVDEQHSAFGEEAAGLFDTDFSVAG
- a CDS encoding phosphatidylglycerophosphatase A → MTTPVKPNLRNPIHLLAFGLGSGMAPKAPGTFGTLAALPVWWLCLQGVPTLPYLGVLVAGFALGVVLCEQTSRDLGVHDHGGIVWDEWIGLWLALLWLPSGWGWVLYGFVLFRLFDIVKPWPIRWLDKHVHGGFGIMIDDVVAGLMALLVVQLTAWLM